The following proteins are co-located in the Haloplanus sp. HW8-1 genome:
- the cydB gene encoding cytochrome d ubiquinol oxidase subunit II, which translates to MTDYGAFAAGPLFGLPLPELWFALVFAILGTFLFLDGFDFGAGALFATREDDEERETILAAIGPFWDGNEVWLVVFGGALFAAFPAVYANLFSRNYLLLFGVLAALILRGLAPEMYEQRHDTAWQRWWGRSFVTGSVLAPFLLGVFTANWLTGSGALLTPAGVAVGLALVALTVVSGAAFLRVKTTGSLREDVRQTGERALVAYLGLVVVALGLVALSTPRLAAAVTTPPVLVLVATSVGLGAGYMAALRTGRDLLALVASGLLTYGLVAVVALLLYPLVDPGSGLSISEAIIAPLALNIMSVASALLLPLVVTYFVVLYSAFSGPVQPTESY; encoded by the coding sequence ATGACTGACTACGGTGCCTTCGCCGCCGGTCCGCTGTTCGGACTTCCGCTCCCGGAGCTGTGGTTCGCGCTCGTGTTTGCTATCCTCGGGACCTTCCTCTTTCTGGACGGGTTCGACTTCGGCGCCGGCGCGCTCTTCGCCACCCGCGAGGACGACGAGGAGCGCGAGACGATCCTCGCGGCTATTGGGCCGTTCTGGGACGGCAACGAGGTGTGGCTCGTCGTCTTCGGCGGAGCACTCTTCGCCGCGTTCCCGGCAGTGTACGCCAACCTGTTCAGCCGGAACTACCTCCTGTTGTTCGGCGTGCTCGCCGCGCTCATCTTGCGAGGGCTGGCCCCCGAGATGTACGAACAGCGCCACGATACCGCGTGGCAGCGGTGGTGGGGTCGGTCGTTCGTCACCGGGAGCGTCCTCGCCCCCTTCCTTCTCGGTGTGTTCACCGCAAACTGGCTCACGGGATCCGGTGCGCTCTTGACCCCCGCGGGCGTCGCCGTCGGCTTGGCACTCGTTGCGCTCACCGTCGTCTCCGGGGCCGCCTTCCTGCGGGTAAAAACGACCGGATCGCTGCGAGAGGATGTCCGCCAAACGGGCGAGCGTGCCCTCGTCGCCTATCTCGGACTGGTTGTCGTGGCGCTTGGGTTGGTCGCCCTGTCGACGCCGCGGCTCGCGGCGGCCGTGACGACGCCGCCGGTGCTCGTGCTGGTCGCCACGTCGGTCGGCCTCGGCGCCGGCTACATGGCCGCGCTTCGGACCGGCCGTGACCTACTCGCCCTCGTCGCGAGCGGGCTGTTGACCTACGGACTCGTCGCCGTCGTCGCGCTGCTGCTCTACCCGCTCGTCGATCCCGGCTCGGGGCTGTCGATCTCCGAGGCAATCATCGCTCCCCTCGCGTTGAACATCATGTCGGTCGCCTCGGCGCTCCTGTTGCCGCTCGTCGTGACGTACTTCGTCGTCCTGTACAGCGCGTTCAGTGGGCCGGTACAGCCGACGGAGTCGTACTAA
- a CDS encoding cytochrome ubiquinol oxidase subunit I, translated as MVDPVIASRVQFALTTIVHIIFPVMSMGLAPFLVYFTWREVRGSEAVYEQLRRFWTKIFAVSFVVGTVTGIVLEFEFGTNFAAFSTFAGELFGGPLATEGMMAFMLEATFLGIFVFGRERVSDRLYFVSSLAVAAGTWLSAVWILIANSWMQLPRGYELVERGGQTVVHLTDPLAAYLNPRFMFMYVHMQNAAVESVALFMAGVAAYHIFKHYVWGYSVQEVDFWEKTLKIAIVALLITAPLQVLHGDMYARHVHETQPQKFAAMEAVWETDSYVPEYLIAFPTSLDDITNPRAKELFGLGIPGGASWLASGGDPQATIRGLNSFDTEAPPVAIVFWSFRAMVGLGFWFILLAFWGGYRWWRGELLEDDLLHKALMGSSLLGILAVELGWVVTEVGRQPWVVQGVLKTADGVSPGLTGTEATITLAGFVMAYASLLALYSYVVARIIRAGPPSTEELRTFVTEADEPTAGAPGDD; from the coding sequence ATGGTCGATCCAGTCATCGCAAGCCGTGTACAGTTCGCCCTCACCACCATCGTCCACATCATCTTTCCCGTGATGAGCATGGGCCTCGCGCCCTTCCTCGTTTACTTCACGTGGAGAGAAGTTCGAGGAAGCGAGGCCGTATACGAACAGCTCAGGCGGTTCTGGACGAAGATCTTCGCCGTCAGCTTCGTCGTCGGGACGGTGACGGGCATCGTCCTCGAGTTCGAGTTCGGCACCAACTTCGCCGCCTTCTCCACGTTTGCGGGGGAGTTGTTTGGTGGTCCGCTGGCGACCGAGGGGATGATGGCGTTCATGCTTGAGGCGACGTTCCTCGGCATCTTCGTCTTCGGGCGCGAACGCGTCTCCGATCGGCTGTACTTCGTCTCCAGTCTCGCCGTCGCCGCGGGCACGTGGCTCTCAGCTGTCTGGATTCTCATCGCGAACTCGTGGATGCAACTCCCGCGCGGGTACGAACTCGTTGAGCGCGGGGGGCAGACGGTCGTCCACCTCACCGACCCACTTGCTGCGTATCTGAACCCGCGGTTCATGTTCATGTACGTCCACATGCAGAACGCCGCGGTCGAGTCGGTCGCGCTCTTCATGGCCGGAGTCGCGGCGTACCACATTTTCAAGCACTACGTCTGGGGCTATTCGGTGCAGGAGGTCGACTTCTGGGAGAAGACGCTGAAGATCGCGATCGTCGCCCTCCTCATCACCGCGCCGCTGCAGGTGCTGCACGGCGATATGTACGCCCGGCACGTCCACGAGACGCAACCACAGAAGTTCGCCGCGATGGAGGCCGTCTGGGAGACCGACTCGTACGTGCCGGAGTACCTCATCGCCTTCCCCACGAGCCTTGATGATATTACGAACCCACGCGCGAAAGAACTGTTTGGCCTCGGCATCCCAGGCGGAGCATCGTGGCTCGCCAGCGGGGGTGATCCACAGGCCACTATACGCGGGTTGAACTCCTTCGACACCGAAGCGCCTCCGGTCGCCATCGTCTTCTGGTCGTTCCGGGCGATGGTCGGCCTCGGCTTCTGGTTCATCCTGCTCGCGTTCTGGGGCGGATACCGGTGGTGGCGCGGCGAACTCCTCGAGGACGACCTGCTCCACAAAGCGCTGATGGGCTCCAGTCTCCTCGGTATCCTCGCCGTCGAACTCGGCTGGGTCGTCACCGAGGTGGGACGACAGCCGTGGGTTGTCCAGGGTGTGCTGAAGACGGCCGACGGCGTCTCCCCCGGGCTGACCGGGACCGAAGCGACGATCACGCTCGCGGGGTTCGTCATGGCGTACGCGAGCCTGCTCGCACTCTACAGCTACGTCGTCGCACGGATCATCCGGGCCGGCCCACCCAGCACCGAGGAACTACGGACGTTCGTGACCGAGGCTGACGAGCCGACTGCGGGGGCGCCCGGCGATGACTGA
- a CDS encoding universal stress protein, which translates to MRIVFATDLSDANEAAIQSRTCLDCLENIGVTEVHLVTVVPDNVSTGLPGMDVASNRHDALRTQREVFESAGFTVETHVARGTPHRRINGFAERLDADMIVIGSRGQSPLEARLIGSTARNVARTAVRPLLIERIAAEDSTHSVVKEHLFQDVLFATDFSGNAGRAFGFIPRLHGATQRVTLLHVRSREQRAAEESEATARDRLADLADELKTTMGIDVSTAVRSGGVVDEILTMEAEVGATVTVLGSRGQSRLRRLLLGSTSESVVARGRNNVLLVPPESSTPR; encoded by the coding sequence ATGCGCATCGTGTTTGCCACGGACCTCTCGGACGCGAACGAAGCCGCCATCCAATCACGAACGTGTCTCGACTGTCTGGAGAACATCGGCGTCACGGAGGTTCATCTCGTGACCGTCGTCCCGGACAACGTCTCCACCGGTTTGCCCGGAATGGACGTCGCCTCGAACCGGCACGATGCCCTCCGGACGCAACGCGAGGTGTTCGAATCCGCGGGCTTCACCGTCGAGACACACGTCGCCCGCGGGACGCCACACCGACGCATCAACGGGTTCGCCGAGCGACTCGACGCAGACATGATCGTCATCGGTTCTCGCGGCCAGAGCCCCCTCGAAGCCCGGCTGATCGGGAGCACGGCACGCAACGTCGCCCGGACCGCCGTGCGACCGCTACTGATCGAACGCATCGCGGCGGAGGACTCCACGCACTCGGTGGTGAAAGAGCACCTGTTTCAGGACGTTCTCTTCGCGACGGACTTCTCGGGGAACGCTGGACGGGCCTTCGGCTTCATCCCGCGACTGCACGGTGCGACGCAGCGTGTGACTCTTTTGCACGTCCGGAGCCGCGAACAACGGGCGGCCGAGGAATCCGAAGCCACGGCCCGCGACCGGTTGGCCGATCTCGCCGACGAACTCAAGACGACCATGGGCATCGACGTCTCGACGGCCGTCCGGAGCGGCGGGGTCGTCGACGAAATTCTCACCATGGAGGCGGAAGTTGGGGCAACGGTGACGGTACTCGGGTCGCGAGGCCAGAGCCGACTCCGTCGACTCCTCCTCGGGAGCACGTCCGAATCGGTCGTCGCCCGCGGACGCAACAACGTCTTGCTGGTTCCGCCCGAGTCGTCGACACCGCGCTGA
- a CDS encoding arsenic resistance protein, giving the protein MIQRVLAGIKAHLIYVVIGSLAAGLAFGQVAGPETKDLLKAAVVPVLFLMIYPMMINIDLREILNVRGHAKPVSLSLLINFLVAPLLAVGLSRLFFAGAIEYAIGLYLVALIPTSGMTAAWTGLAKGDLESALVAMAANLLLALLILPAYLSMLVPGNVGVDPAALYRQLAVVIVTPMVAGTLTRRLLLRRYGPESFKRMKPTFGGVSSFGVMLIVFIAMTMRSTAILADPIGSASTVVPLVVFYAIILAVGAGLGGALLDAERSTALVYATSMRNLSIGVALVVAPGFPPTEAVLPIALAYLVQPPLGAVYMHYRRDVVGTGRTVREVIRAVI; this is encoded by the coding sequence ATGATCCAGCGAGTACTCGCCGGGATCAAGGCGCACCTGATCTACGTGGTCATCGGTTCGCTCGCCGCCGGACTCGCGTTCGGGCAGGTCGCCGGCCCCGAGACGAAGGATCTGCTGAAGGCCGCCGTCGTGCCCGTCCTGTTCTTGATGATCTACCCGATGATGATCAACATCGACCTCCGGGAGATTCTCAACGTCCGCGGACATGCGAAACCGGTGTCGCTGAGCCTACTGATCAACTTCTTGGTCGCGCCCCTGCTCGCAGTCGGGCTCTCGCGGCTCTTTTTCGCCGGTGCCATCGAGTACGCTATCGGCCTGTATCTCGTCGCCCTCATCCCGACGTCCGGCATGACCGCCGCCTGGACGGGGCTCGCCAAGGGTGACCTCGAATCCGCCCTCGTCGCGATGGCGGCCAACCTGTTGCTCGCCCTCCTCATTCTCCCGGCGTACCTCTCGATGCTCGTCCCGGGGAACGTCGGGGTCGATCCGGCAGCCCTGTACCGACAACTCGCGGTCGTGATCGTGACGCCCATGGTCGCCGGCACGCTTACTCGCCGACTGCTGCTCCGTCGGTACGGTCCCGAGTCGTTCAAGCGCATGAAACCCACCTTTGGCGGGGTGAGTTCGTTCGGTGTCATGCTCATCGTCTTCATCGCGATGACGATGCGCTCGACGGCGATCCTGGCCGATCCGATCGGCTCCGCCAGTACCGTCGTTCCGCTCGTCGTCTTCTATGCCATCATCCTCGCCGTCGGGGCGGGACTGGGTGGCGCACTCCTCGACGCCGAACGCTCAACCGCGCTGGTGTACGCTACCAGCATGCGCAACCTCTCCATCGGGGTGGCGCTCGTCGTCGCCCCCGGCTTTCCGCCGACCGAGGCCGTCCTCCCCATCGCGCTCGCGTATCTCGTCCAGCCACCGCTTGGCGCCGTTTACATGCACTACCGCCGCGACGTGGTCGGGACGGGACGAACGGTCCGCGAGGTGATCAGGGCGGTGATCTGA
- a CDS encoding DsrE/DsrF/DrsH-like family protein codes for MSTETPSQPDTPSADELRTRIDDLEAELADLRSEVEDGPKKMVIIATKGTLDMAYPPLILASTAAAFDYDVTVFHTFWGLEILHEEHASNLKLSSVGNPNMPMPNVLAALPGMDEMTTRMMRKRIADNDVASIEELVQLSLDSGVELQACQMTIDLLGYDEEDFFDGVTVGVGAATAFQEMAEADIQLLV; via the coding sequence ATGAGCACGGAGACACCCTCACAGCCAGACACGCCGTCGGCCGACGAGCTCCGCACCCGGATCGATGATCTGGAGGCGGAGCTCGCGGATCTCCGGAGCGAAGTCGAAGACGGCCCGAAGAAGATGGTGATCATCGCGACGAAGGGGACACTCGACATGGCGTATCCGCCGCTCATCCTCGCGTCGACGGCGGCCGCCTTCGACTACGACGTCACCGTCTTCCACACGTTCTGGGGGCTCGAGATCCTCCACGAGGAACACGCCTCGAACCTGAAGCTGAGTTCGGTCGGTAACCCCAACATGCCGATGCCGAACGTGCTCGCAGCGTTGCCAGGGATGGACGAGATGACGACCCGGATGATGCGCAAGCGCATCGCCGACAACGACGTCGCCTCGATCGAAGAGCTCGTCCAACTGTCACTCGACAGCGGCGTCGAGCTACAGGCGTGTCAGATGACCATCGACCTCCTCGGCTACGACGAGGAGGACTTCTTCGACGGCGTCACTGTCGGCGTCGGCGCCGCCACCGCGTTCCAGGAGATGGCCGAGGCCGACATCCAGCTGCTCGTCTGA
- a CDS encoding sulfurtransferase TusA family protein: protein MSSNIDVTETLDVTGQNCPMPVIKTKGAVDELSPGDVLEVIATDSGSMSDIKGWAESTDGVELVEQVEGDGTYTHYVRKTE, encoded by the coding sequence ATGAGCTCGAACATCGACGTGACGGAGACACTGGACGTGACGGGGCAGAACTGCCCGATGCCGGTGATCAAAACCAAAGGCGCCGTGGACGAGCTGTCCCCGGGCGACGTTCTCGAGGTCATCGCGACCGATTCGGGAAGCATGAGCGACATCAAGGGCTGGGCCGAGTCCACCGACGGTGTCGAACTCGTTGAGCAGGTCGAGGGCGACGGGACCTACACGCACTACGTGCGGAAGACGGAGTAA
- a CDS encoding YeeE/YedE family protein: MIEGALEAAMTFFPRGTIQYLVGGVMVAVGIAVIYLGTAIIPGNSTFLETTLSYVSNVPRFNRPSYIASRDWRVVFAFSIVAGAALWGLVLDPGPFVTSVQPWRLFGGGVLVGIGTRIGKGCTAGHGVCGLGSASTTSLVNVVLFVGVAIITATVVAALGVTP; encoded by the coding sequence ATGATCGAAGGTGCGCTGGAGGCGGCAATGACGTTTTTCCCCCGCGGGACGATCCAGTATCTCGTCGGCGGGGTCATGGTCGCCGTAGGTATCGCGGTTATCTACCTCGGGACCGCTATCATTCCCGGGAACAGCACGTTTCTCGAGACCACGCTCTCGTACGTCTCGAACGTCCCACGGTTCAACCGCCCGTCGTATATCGCCTCGCGCGACTGGCGCGTCGTCTTCGCCTTCAGCATCGTCGCGGGGGCGGCGCTCTGGGGACTGGTCCTCGATCCCGGCCCCTTCGTCACGAGCGTCCAGCCGTGGCGACTGTTCGGCGGCGGCGTCCTCGTCGGGATCGGGACGCGCATCGGGAAGGGCTGTACCGCCGGTCACGGCGTCTGTGGTCTCGGATCCGCCTCTACCACCTCGCTCGTGAACGTCGTCCTCTTCGTCGGCGTCGCCATCATCACGGCGACCGTCGTGGCCGCGCTGGGGGTAACGCCATGA
- a CDS encoding DUF6691 family protein: MSRDADGSTTDRHPLFLPLVVLGGLIQGFGLAYSGMARPEVVLDFLQFDDLGLILVMGGAAVVSGMSFYIATHFLDRAPLSSDQYGRRTRSMDRNVAIGGVVFGVGWGVSGICPGAAYASLGIGNLPILWAIAGMFVGAYIQGYLRSRSQTESSHSITADD; the protein is encoded by the coding sequence ATGAGCCGGGATGCCGACGGCAGCACGACCGACCGGCATCCGCTGTTCCTCCCGTTGGTGGTCCTCGGCGGACTGATCCAGGGCTTCGGCCTCGCGTACAGCGGGATGGCCCGACCCGAGGTCGTCTTGGATTTCCTCCAGTTCGACGACCTCGGCCTGATCCTCGTTATGGGTGGCGCCGCGGTCGTATCGGGGATGAGCTTCTATATTGCCACTCACTTCCTCGATCGGGCGCCGCTATCCAGCGATCAGTATGGCCGACGAACTCGCTCGATGGATCGGAACGTCGCCATCGGCGGCGTGGTCTTCGGCGTCGGCTGGGGCGTGTCCGGCATCTGTCCCGGCGCGGCGTATGCCAGCCTCGGCATCGGCAATCTCCCTATCCTCTGGGCCATTGCCGGGATGTTCGTCGGTGCGTACATCCAAGGCTACTTGCGCTCGCGGAGTCAAACCGAGTCCTCTCATTCGATCACGGCTGATGACTGA
- a CDS encoding DUF2270 domain-containing protein, giving the protein MTSNGDDASKAEGGGDDPPNARVGMGLLDVEMGPSSALAHLYRGELHRMKLWRERLDRTTNWAVLLMAAILTWAFSNETNPHYVILIGNAAVGLFLSIEARRYRAYDIWRSRVRSLQQNVWAPGLDPNRSLEDQQWRQKLASDYARPTLKITMEEAIAHRLRRVYLPLFIILNGAWLLRVTAFAGDTWPASARVGIIPGAVVTGLVGLLMLGAILLGLRPRVWHASDELREKNLRRNN; this is encoded by the coding sequence ATGACTTCAAACGGCGACGATGCCTCGAAAGCCGAGGGGGGCGGTGACGACCCTCCGAACGCGCGTGTCGGTATGGGACTCCTTGATGTCGAGATGGGGCCGAGTTCGGCGCTCGCACATCTCTATCGCGGCGAACTCCACCGTATGAAATTGTGGCGCGAGCGTCTCGATCGTACCACCAACTGGGCGGTCCTGCTGATGGCAGCAATCCTGACGTGGGCGTTCTCGAACGAGACAAACCCACATTACGTCATTCTCATCGGAAACGCCGCGGTGGGATTGTTCCTCAGCATCGAGGCACGCCGATACCGGGCATACGATATCTGGCGGAGTCGGGTTCGTTCACTCCAGCAAAACGTCTGGGCGCCTGGTCTCGATCCAAACCGATCGCTTGAGGATCAACAGTGGCGCCAGAAACTTGCGTCGGATTACGCGCGTCCGACGCTCAAAATTACGATGGAGGAGGCAATTGCCCATCGACTCCGCCGGGTGTACTTGCCGCTCTTCATTATTTTGAATGGAGCGTGGTTGTTGCGCGTTACGGCGTTTGCCGGCGATACGTGGCCCGCGAGTGCTCGGGTCGGTATCATCCCAGGAGCCGTCGTCACGGGATTAGTTGGACTCCTTATGCTCGGTGCGATTCTCCTTGGCCTTCGTCCTCGGGTGTGGCACGCGAGCGACGAACTGCGTGAAAAAAACCTCCGGCGGAATAACTGA
- the dps gene encoding DNA protection during starvation protein produces MSEEKSHATGTVEPGDTSKRVGMEVIRERGLDPEELREKLIDAIGAEFTTYYYYTNLRMHLAGEEDYKEITEDARLEDRAHFELVVPRIYELEGSLPNDIRDFADRASCPDAEVPTPMDDSGEFDTSELEVEDILEVLLEAERCAIRTWSEICDMTRGADPRTYDMAQRILNEEMDHEAWFIELLSKERDDEINPAGHFARGEPGDAPYSTNNRFNDSA; encoded by the coding sequence ATGTCTGAAGAGAAATCCCACGCCACCGGAACCGTCGAACCGGGTGACACGAGCAAACGAGTCGGCATGGAGGTAATCCGTGAGCGCGGACTCGATCCCGAGGAGCTCCGCGAAAAACTGATCGACGCCATCGGTGCGGAGTTCACGACCTACTACTACTACACCAATCTGCGAATGCATCTCGCTGGCGAGGAAGACTACAAGGAGATCACCGAAGACGCGCGTCTCGAAGATCGGGCACACTTCGAACTTGTCGTGCCTCGGATCTACGAACTCGAAGGGTCGTTGCCGAACGATATCCGCGATTTCGCGGATCGAGCCTCCTGTCCCGACGCTGAAGTGCCGACGCCGATGGACGACAGCGGCGAGTTCGACACGTCCGAGTTGGAGGTAGAGGACATTCTGGAAGTGCTGCTGGAGGCAGAGCGGTGTGCTATCCGGACTTGGAGCGAGATCTGTGACATGACCCGTGGTGCCGATCCACGCACCTACGACATGGCTCAGCGGATCCTCAACGAGGAGATGGACCACGAAGCTTGGTTCATCGAGCTACTGAGCAAGGAACGGGACGACGAGATCAACCCGGCCGGCCACTTCGCCCGCGGCGAACCCGGCGACGCGCCGTACTCGACGAACAACCGGTTCAACGACTCGGCCTGA
- a CDS encoding DUF393 domain-containing protein, protein MSTNDLQPTQTADRDRVEPAYEAVLIFDRGCPFCSAAASALRRLPKVGVLAWNGDAAQQFFTAQFDEPPFTLVFVDVTADQMWLDRATADESCDRASLPTFVQDLLEDDFERIADTVRVAVGSTQYAADLSGTRSLNDAATAKYDNFAPNVHSTLGAGELRRSAVRDRYASV, encoded by the coding sequence ATGAGTACAAACGACTTACAGCCGACCCAAACAGCAGATCGAGACCGCGTGGAGCCAGCGTACGAAGCAGTCCTCATCTTCGATAGGGGGTGTCCATTCTGTTCGGCAGCAGCGTCGGCACTCCGGCGACTCCCTAAAGTCGGTGTCCTCGCGTGGAACGGTGATGCTGCACAGCAGTTCTTCACTGCTCAGTTCGACGAGCCACCGTTTACACTGGTATTTGTCGATGTGACTGCAGACCAAATGTGGCTTGATCGAGCTACCGCCGATGAGTCATGTGACCGTGCCAGTCTCCCGACGTTCGTTCAGGACCTTCTCGAAGACGACTTTGAGCGTATCGCTGACACGGTGCGCGTAGCCGTTGGTTCGACGCAATACGCCGCTGATCTCAGTGGCACTCGTTCACTTAATGACGCTGCAACGGCGAAGTATGATAACTTCGCCCCGAATGTTCACAGTACCCTCGGGGCGGGGGAATTGCGCCGATCAGCGGTGAGAGACAGATATGCCAGTGTGTGA
- a CDS encoding class I SAM-dependent methyltransferase: MPNVEPFEAHTDRYEGWFGEHDAAYQSELAALDRLVPATGRGIEIGVGSARFAAPLGMDVGIDPAEAMLEYARERGVDVVRGVAEHLPFRDDTFDTALIVTTICFVDDIDRTLTEADRILSQSGHLVIGYIDKDSPVGRIYQEKKEQNPFYREATFVSTEELLEALEATGFSDFEFVQTVYHWLDEIDGLEPIEEGYGDGSFVGIKASR; the protein is encoded by the coding sequence ATGCCAAACGTAGAGCCGTTCGAAGCCCACACCGACCGATACGAGGGATGGTTCGGCGAACACGACGCCGCCTACCAGTCCGAACTGGCTGCTTTGGATCGACTCGTACCAGCGACCGGACGCGGAATCGAGATCGGCGTCGGGAGCGCGCGGTTCGCCGCCCCGCTGGGAATGGACGTCGGGATCGACCCGGCTGAAGCGATGCTGGAATATGCTCGCGAGCGAGGAGTCGACGTGGTTAGAGGTGTCGCCGAGCATCTGCCGTTCCGGGACGACACCTTCGACACCGCGCTTATCGTGACGACGATTTGCTTTGTCGACGACATTGATCGAACGTTGACCGAAGCCGACCGGATCCTCTCGCAGTCAGGGCATCTCGTGATCGGCTACATAGACAAGGACAGCCCTGTCGGTCGAATCTATCAGGAAAAGAAAGAGCAGAATCCCTTCTACAGAGAGGCGACGTTCGTCTCGACCGAAGAACTCCTCGAGGCGCTCGAAGCCACCGGATTTTCCGACTTTGAGTTCGTACAAACGGTCTATCACTGGCTCGATGAGATCGACGGTCTCGAACCGATCGAAGAGGGCTACGGCGACGGATCGTTCGTCGGGATCAAGGCTAGTCGGTAG
- a CDS encoding rubrerythrin-like domain-containing protein yields the protein MPHGQDIEGENNLESASKYECLKCGRIVEATSHPGTCECGGEFQNRSKSLE from the coding sequence ATGCCACACGGGCAAGACATCGAGGGTGAAAACAATCTGGAGTCCGCATCGAAATACGAATGCCTCAAATGTGGTCGCATCGTCGAGGCCACGTCCCATCCCGGGACCTGTGAGTGTGGCGGCGAGTTCCAGAACCGCTCGAAATCACTCGAATAG